A single genomic interval of Longimicrobium sp. harbors:
- a CDS encoding MerR family transcriptional regulator gives MARDGWKVGELAGATGLTVRTLHHYDEIGLLRPSRRTPSGHRLYGDGDVARLQQVTSLRELGFPLEEIRALLDRRGISPREVVGLHLERLREQIELQRALCERLERIAAQLDRAETVSADELIRTIEATTMYDNYFTPEQREELKARAAELGDDRIHAVEGEWERLMAEVRAEMDRGTDPSEPRVQALAARWMELVRGFTGGNPEIHGSLNRMWQQETTIHGIDTAPVREMMAYVQRALDAGKAS, from the coding sequence ATGGCGCGGGACGGGTGGAAGGTGGGCGAGCTGGCGGGCGCCACGGGGCTGACCGTGCGCACGCTGCACCACTACGACGAGATCGGGCTGCTGCGGCCGTCGCGCCGCACGCCGTCCGGGCACCGGCTCTATGGCGACGGCGACGTTGCCCGGCTGCAGCAGGTGACGTCGCTGCGCGAGCTGGGCTTTCCGCTGGAGGAGATCCGCGCGCTGCTGGACCGGCGCGGGATCTCGCCGCGGGAGGTCGTCGGGCTCCACCTGGAACGCCTGCGCGAGCAGATCGAGCTCCAGCGCGCGCTCTGCGAGCGGCTGGAACGGATCGCCGCCCAGCTGGATCGCGCGGAGACGGTCTCCGCCGACGAGCTCATCCGAACCATCGAGGCAACGACCATGTACGACAACTACTTCACTCCCGAGCAGCGGGAGGAGCTGAAGGCCCGCGCCGCCGAGCTCGGCGACGACCGGATCCACGCCGTGGAGGGCGAATGGGAGCGGCTGATGGCCGAGGTGCGCGCGGAGATGGACCGCGGCACCGATCCCTCCGAGCCACGCGTGCAGGCCCTGGCGGCGCGCTGGATGGAGCTGGTGCGCGGCTTCACCGGGGGCAACCCGGAGATCCACGGCTCGCTCAACCGGATGTGGCAGCAGGAAACCACCATCCACGGCATCGACACGGCGCCGGTGCGCGAGATGATGGCCTACGTCCAGCGCGCGCTGGACGCGGGGAAGGCCTCGTAG
- a CDS encoding helix-turn-helix domain-containing protein, producing the protein MSIEPHLPTSGGAAEPIHVVLLVLDSIVPFDLGVACQVFGYARPDLGAMRYRMTLCAAEPGPVTTSVGFPVTVDRGLDALEEAHTIIVPGIRAYDAPAPPAVVDALRAAHARGARIASICTGAFVLAEAGLLDGRKATTHWKDAALLAERYPEVCVDPRVLYVDEGQVLTSAGIAAGIDLCLHIVRRDWGAEVANALARRLVVPPHRSGGQAQFVEEPVPARPAGGLERTRTWTLEHLDRRVTVDEMARHAATSRRNFTRRFRAETGTSPLQWLLQQRVLRARRLLETTEMSVGRIALECGFGSALSLRDHFTREVGATPAAYRRAFGVRRVSVVDAAAA; encoded by the coding sequence ATGAGCATCGAACCCCATCTCCCGACCTCCGGCGGCGCGGCGGAGCCCATCCACGTGGTGCTGCTGGTGCTGGACAGCATCGTGCCGTTCGACCTGGGCGTGGCCTGCCAGGTGTTCGGCTACGCGCGCCCCGACCTGGGCGCCATGCGCTACCGGATGACGCTCTGCGCGGCCGAGCCGGGCCCGGTGACGACGTCCGTGGGCTTCCCCGTCACCGTCGACCGCGGGCTCGACGCGCTGGAAGAGGCGCACACCATCATCGTCCCCGGCATCCGCGCGTACGACGCGCCCGCGCCGCCGGCGGTGGTGGACGCGCTGCGGGCGGCGCACGCGCGCGGGGCGCGGATCGCCAGCATCTGCACCGGCGCGTTCGTCCTGGCCGAGGCGGGGCTGCTGGACGGGCGCAAGGCGACCACGCACTGGAAGGACGCGGCGCTGCTGGCCGAGCGCTACCCCGAGGTGTGCGTGGACCCGCGCGTGCTGTACGTGGACGAGGGACAGGTGCTGACCAGCGCGGGGATCGCGGCGGGGATCGACCTGTGCCTGCACATCGTGCGGCGCGACTGGGGCGCCGAGGTGGCCAACGCGCTGGCGCGGCGGCTGGTGGTGCCGCCGCACCGCAGCGGCGGGCAGGCGCAGTTCGTGGAGGAGCCGGTGCCCGCGCGCCCAGCGGGAGGCCTGGAGCGCACGCGCACCTGGACGCTGGAGCACCTGGACCGGCGCGTGACGGTGGACGAGATGGCGCGCCACGCAGCGACGAGCCGCCGCAACTTCACCCGCCGCTTCCGCGCGGAGACGGGCACCAGCCCGCTGCAGTGGCTGCTGCAGCAGCGCGTCCTTCGCGCCCGCCGGCTGCTGGAGACCACGGAGATGTCGGTGGGGCGGATCGCCCTCGAGTGCGGCTTCGGCTCCGCGCTCTCGCTGCGCGACCACTTCACGCGCGAGGTGGGCGCCACGCCCGCCGCCTACCGCCGCGCCTTCGGCGTCCGCAGGGTGAGCGTGGTCGACGCAGCGGCTGCGTGA
- a CDS encoding glycoside hydrolase domain-containing protein, whose protein sequence is MATLNGIIKPATIGQVGFDTASTVTQKALQEAHNRGYTFAIRYIRRKVAHDGDLKHDEAQMILDSGLSLMAVQYVESEESWDANATKGTQNGNTGVEYAQSIGLPPGMNVWCDLEGVSTKCPAADVDAYCRAWFTAVSGAGYVPGLYVGFHPGLNPQQLFKLPFTHYWRSFNLNDDQVPAVRGTQMRQRSKKALPGLDPSTFDEDVITGDKKGGVPLMLSAH, encoded by the coding sequence ATGGCAACGCTGAACGGCATCATCAAACCGGCCACCATCGGCCAGGTCGGGTTCGACACCGCGTCGACCGTCACCCAGAAGGCGCTGCAGGAGGCGCACAACCGCGGCTACACCTTCGCCATCCGCTACATCCGCCGGAAGGTGGCGCACGACGGCGACCTGAAGCACGACGAGGCGCAGATGATCCTCGATTCGGGGCTGTCGCTGATGGCCGTGCAGTACGTGGAGAGCGAGGAGAGCTGGGACGCCAACGCCACGAAGGGGACGCAGAACGGCAACACCGGCGTGGAATACGCGCAGTCCATCGGCCTTCCGCCGGGGATGAACGTCTGGTGCGACCTGGAGGGCGTTTCCACCAAGTGCCCGGCCGCCGACGTCGACGCATACTGCCGCGCCTGGTTCACGGCGGTATCCGGCGCCGGATACGTCCCCGGGCTGTACGTGGGCTTCCATCCGGGGCTGAACCCGCAGCAGCTCTTCAAGCTGCCGTTCACGCACTACTGGCGCTCGTTCAACCTGAACGACGACCAGGTGCCCGCCGTCCGCGGCACGCAGATGCGCCAGCGCAGCAAGAAGGCGCTCCCCGGTCTCGATCCCAGCACCTTCGACGAGGACGTGATCACCGGCGACAAGAAGGGCGGCGTTCCCCTCATGCTCTCGGCGCACTGA
- a CDS encoding MFS transporter, with the protein MTTTIGRPPGRVHYAWVVAAVTFAVLLVSAGIRATPGVLMVPLEGEFGWTRATISLAISVNLVLYGLMGPFAAALMERLGVRRTMLLALFALAAGVGATTLMTRPWQLVLLWGVVVGAGSGMGALVLGAVVVNRWFHDRRGLVMGILTASTATGQLVFLPALAWIAEHRGWRTSVEVVAGAAVIVIPLVLLLVRERPRDVGLRPYGAADDAETAPSPAAAAPLAGLARGVRSRDFWLLAATFFICGASTNGLVGTHFIPAAHDHGIPEVAAAGLLAVMGICDLLGTTLSGWLSDRWDSRRLLAWYYGLRGLSLIFLPYAFVGPHASLAVFALFYGLDWVATVPPTVRLTADAFGRESVGVMFGWIMAGHQLGAAFAAGGAGAVRTWMGDYHAAFVASGMLCLLASVLALNVGHARRIAISTPAPVPLEA; encoded by the coding sequence ATGACGACGACGATCGGGCGCCCGCCGGGGCGCGTGCACTATGCGTGGGTGGTGGCGGCGGTGACGTTCGCCGTTCTGCTGGTGTCGGCGGGGATCCGGGCCACGCCGGGCGTGCTGATGGTGCCGCTGGAGGGCGAGTTCGGATGGACGCGCGCCACCATCTCGCTGGCCATCTCGGTGAACCTGGTGCTGTACGGCCTGATGGGCCCCTTCGCCGCCGCGCTGATGGAGCGGCTAGGGGTGCGGCGCACCATGCTGCTGGCGCTCTTCGCGCTCGCCGCCGGCGTGGGCGCCACGACGCTGATGACGCGGCCGTGGCAGCTGGTGCTGCTCTGGGGCGTGGTCGTCGGCGCGGGGTCGGGGATGGGCGCGCTGGTGCTGGGCGCCGTGGTGGTGAACCGCTGGTTCCACGATCGCCGCGGGCTGGTGATGGGGATCCTGACCGCGAGCACGGCCACGGGGCAGCTCGTCTTCCTCCCCGCGCTGGCGTGGATCGCCGAGCACCGCGGCTGGCGGACGTCGGTGGAGGTGGTGGCGGGCGCGGCGGTGATCGTCATCCCCCTGGTCCTGCTGCTGGTGCGCGAGCGGCCGCGCGACGTGGGGCTGCGTCCGTACGGCGCGGCGGACGATGCGGAGACGGCGCCGTCGCCCGCGGCCGCGGCGCCGCTGGCCGGGCTCGCGCGCGGGGTGCGCTCGCGCGACTTCTGGCTGCTGGCGGCCACGTTCTTCATCTGCGGCGCCAGCACCAATGGGCTGGTGGGGACGCACTTCATCCCCGCCGCGCACGACCATGGCATCCCCGAGGTGGCGGCCGCCGGACTGCTGGCGGTGATGGGGATCTGCGACCTGCTGGGGACCACGCTCAGCGGCTGGCTCTCGGATCGCTGGGACAGCCGGCGGCTCCTGGCCTGGTACTACGGGCTGCGCGGCCTCTCGCTGATCTTCCTCCCGTACGCCTTCGTGGGGCCGCACGCGTCGCTGGCCGTGTTCGCGCTCTTCTACGGGCTGGACTGGGTGGCGACGGTGCCGCCGACCGTGCGGCTCACCGCCGACGCGTTCGGGCGCGAGAGCGTGGGCGTGATGTTCGGGTGGATCATGGCCGGCCACCAGCTCGGCGCGGCGTTCGCGGCGGGCGGCGCAGGCGCGGTCCGCACGTGGATGGGCGACTACCACGCGGCCTTCGTCGCGTCGGGGATGCTCTGCCTGCTCGCGAGCGTGCTGGCGCTGAACGTCGGCCACGCGCGCCGGATCGCCATCTCCACGCCTGCGCCCGTGCCGCTGGAGGCGTGA
- a CDS encoding M2 family metallopeptidase: MTETRDAGARTVDDDARAFVAEMEARLAPLMRESHVAGWDAATGGGDEALERSARARAAVAMVYADAEAARKVRAWLEGGVGDPLLRRQLVLLDHELTRCQLPPETIEDLVRRGTELEHVFHTFRSTFRGERKSNNELVDALQETTDSGVRREAWEAGKEIGREVAEPLRELVRRRNAAARSLGFDHFYAMELHLQELGEARLFAVLDEFRDRTDEPFRRFRAEMDARMARRFGVPADALRPWHWDDFFAQEAPSVAGTVELDAYFRDLDPVALASGFFRGIDLPIDEVLARSDLYEREGKDQHAFCIDMDREGDVRVLCNMRPNEKWTGTLLHELGHAAYDLYIPDHLPFFLRTIAHTLSTEAIAMYMGRLTRDPAWLREVPGAALTDVEAADVRAQQRAAMLVSARWILVMAYFERELYRDPDRADLDSLWWDLVERLQYIRRPDGRSAPDWASKIHLSLSPVYYHNYLLGELMASQISAHARRGIAEGRSIAGEPRVGGFLRERIFAPGASLDWNELLVHATGEGLSPRYFVEEFVGA; the protein is encoded by the coding sequence ATGACGGAGACGCGGGACGCCGGGGCGCGCACGGTCGACGACGACGCGCGCGCCTTCGTGGCGGAGATGGAGGCGCGGCTGGCGCCGCTGATGCGCGAGTCGCACGTGGCCGGCTGGGACGCGGCCACCGGCGGCGGCGACGAGGCGCTGGAGCGCTCCGCGCGCGCCCGCGCCGCCGTGGCGATGGTGTACGCGGACGCGGAGGCCGCGCGGAAGGTGCGCGCGTGGCTGGAGGGCGGCGTGGGCGATCCCCTGCTCCGCCGCCAGCTCGTCCTGCTCGACCACGAGCTCACCCGCTGCCAGCTACCGCCAGAGACCATCGAGGACCTGGTGCGTCGCGGCACCGAGCTGGAGCACGTCTTCCACACCTTCCGCTCCACCTTCCGCGGCGAGCGCAAGTCGAACAACGAGCTGGTCGACGCGCTGCAGGAGACCACGGACTCGGGGGTGCGGCGCGAGGCGTGGGAGGCCGGGAAGGAGATCGGGCGCGAGGTGGCCGAGCCGCTGCGCGAGCTGGTCCGCCGCCGCAATGCGGCCGCGCGCTCGCTGGGCTTCGACCACTTCTACGCGATGGAGCTGCACCTCCAGGAGCTGGGCGAGGCGCGGCTGTTCGCGGTGCTCGACGAGTTCCGCGACCGCACCGACGAGCCCTTCCGCCGCTTCCGGGCGGAGATGGACGCGCGCATGGCGCGCCGCTTCGGCGTGCCCGCCGACGCGCTGCGCCCCTGGCACTGGGACGACTTCTTCGCGCAGGAGGCGCCGTCGGTGGCGGGGACGGTGGAGCTGGACGCCTACTTCCGCGACCTGGACCCCGTCGCCCTGGCCTCCGGCTTCTTCCGCGGGATCGATCTGCCGATCGACGAGGTGCTGGCGCGGAGCGACCTGTACGAGCGCGAGGGGAAGGACCAGCACGCCTTCTGCATCGACATGGACCGCGAGGGCGACGTCCGCGTGCTGTGCAACATGCGCCCGAACGAGAAGTGGACGGGCACGCTGCTGCACGAGCTGGGGCACGCCGCCTACGACCTCTACATCCCCGATCACCTCCCCTTCTTCCTGCGCACCATCGCCCACACGCTGAGCACCGAGGCCATCGCCATGTACATGGGGCGGCTCACGCGCGACCCGGCGTGGCTGCGCGAGGTGCCCGGCGCGGCGCTGACCGACGTGGAGGCCGCCGACGTCCGGGCCCAGCAGCGCGCGGCGATGCTCGTCTCCGCGCGATGGATCCTGGTGATGGCCTACTTCGAGCGCGAGTTGTACCGCGACCCCGATCGCGCCGACCTGGACTCGCTCTGGTGGGACCTGGTCGAGCGGCTGCAGTACATCCGCCGGCCGGACGGGCGGAGCGCGCCGGACTGGGCGAGCAAGATCCACCTCTCGCTTTCGCCCGTGTACTATCACAACTACCTGCTGGGCGAGCTGATGGCGTCGCAGATCTCCGCGCACGCGCGCCGCGGCATCGCCGAGGGACGCAGCATCGCCGGCGAGCCGCGGGTGGGCGGCTTCCTGCGCGAGCGGATCTTCGCCCCCGGCGCGTCGCTGGACTGGAACGAGCTCCTCGTCCACGCCACCGGCGAGGGGCTGTCCCCCCGCTACTTCGTGGAGGAGTTCGTCGGCGCCTGA
- a CDS encoding BTAD domain-containing putative transcriptional regulator: MLRIHTFGALAVRDGDRPLAGAAAQPRRLAVLAVLARAGERGVTRDKLLALLWPDSPDEAGRRALAQALYALRRDLGGEEPFLGVKDLRLNPEVIGSDVGDFESALAAADPERAAAVYAGPFLDGFRVPGLDDFDRWIETERAALALRHAEALESLAGARERAGDHTAAVAWWRRLAGADPLSARVAVRLMRALDAAGDRAGALQHARIYESLVDAHLGLPPSPEVTALAERLRSEPEPVRAAASPAIAAAASSTDEGDDDAAAPDVSRSSTTAVAEPPSSPVDAVPALAIASVPADEPAPRWPRISRSRWAIAGAAAVVGVLLAGWRLTRGAEEAGEPVLAIGRIGSYTGGPVATPISDLLATDLARGGGVRVVSRARLFQELRGATDTTGAALASAARSAGATQLVEGDVYSLAGGRLRLDLRRVDLRSGAVIAAYRLEGSDAVALADSGAGRLARDLPSGNFVGGVTTSSPIAYRLYERGLESYTQGDPATAARMFDAALAEDSAFAMAAYHIALVRGGPGIKERALRLAETASDRERLIIRAGIANITSSPTLLALAETLSVRYPREAAGPFYVGVALLADARWLDAVPWFRRVVEMDGEGLRGEGAGCMACNALRQIVSAYESADSIPAANRVAREWTRLQPRSAPAWNALYETMELAGAGDEAMAVYGKASTYNPALTPNAILVMAQHRILRREYDAADRLLAEQMKAGDEERVVDSWWYLAISRREQGRMRDALHAARQARLAFRSAPRSHGAVPSVALLEAQILFETGRFRESAALLDSIAWNREPGDAPSRVARAETWTLTHKANALAALDDTAHLRALADTVRERGMRSYLARDHRLHHHVLGLLHRARGDWPRAAAELRQAIVSPNAGYTRTNVALAGVLMRMNRPREAVAVLQPALRGSLEASNLYVNRTEVHALLARAWQAAGSADSAAAHQAVVARARVRADPDLIDTSGW, from the coding sequence ATGCTGCGAATCCACACCTTCGGCGCGCTCGCGGTGCGCGACGGCGACCGCCCGCTGGCCGGGGCGGCGGCCCAGCCGCGGCGCCTGGCGGTGCTGGCGGTGCTCGCGCGTGCCGGCGAGCGAGGGGTGACGCGAGACAAGCTGCTGGCGCTCCTCTGGCCCGACAGCCCCGACGAGGCCGGGCGCCGCGCGCTGGCGCAGGCGCTGTACGCGCTGCGCCGCGACCTGGGGGGCGAGGAGCCGTTCCTGGGGGTGAAGGACCTGCGGCTGAACCCGGAGGTGATCGGCAGCGACGTCGGCGACTTCGAATCCGCGCTGGCGGCGGCCGATCCGGAGCGCGCCGCGGCGGTCTACGCCGGCCCGTTCCTCGACGGCTTCCGCGTTCCCGGGCTCGACGACTTCGACCGCTGGATCGAGACCGAGCGCGCCGCGCTGGCTTTGCGCCACGCCGAGGCGCTGGAGTCGCTGGCCGGCGCGCGCGAGCGCGCGGGCGACCACACCGCCGCCGTCGCGTGGTGGCGCCGTCTCGCCGGCGCGGACCCGCTGAGCGCGCGCGTGGCCGTGCGCCTGATGCGCGCGCTCGACGCCGCCGGCGACCGAGCGGGTGCGCTGCAGCACGCGCGCATCTACGAATCGCTGGTCGACGCGCACCTCGGCCTGCCGCCCTCGCCGGAGGTGACGGCGCTCGCCGAGCGGCTGCGCAGCGAGCCGGAGCCCGTCCGAGCCGCCGCATCCCCAGCCATCGCCGCCGCTGCGTCATCGACGGACGAGGGAGATGACGACGCGGCGGCTCCCGACGTCTCCCGATCCTCCACGACCGCCGTCGCGGAGCCGCCGTCATCTCCCGTGGATGCGGTGCCGGCGCTGGCGATCGCGTCGGTTCCCGCGGACGAGCCGGCGCCGCGATGGCCGCGCATCTCCCGCTCCCGCTGGGCCATCGCCGGCGCGGCGGCGGTGGTCGGCGTGCTGCTCGCGGGGTGGCGGCTGACGCGCGGGGCGGAGGAGGCGGGCGAGCCGGTGCTCGCCATCGGCCGCATCGGCTCGTATACGGGCGGGCCGGTGGCGACGCCGATCTCCGACCTGCTGGCGACGGACCTGGCGCGCGGGGGTGGCGTGCGCGTGGTCAGCCGTGCGCGGCTCTTCCAGGAGTTGCGCGGGGCGACCGACACGACCGGCGCCGCGCTGGCCTCCGCGGCGCGCTCCGCCGGCGCCACGCAGCTGGTGGAGGGCGACGTCTACTCGCTGGCGGGCGGGCGGCTGCGGCTGGACCTCCGCCGCGTGGACCTGCGCAGCGGCGCGGTGATCGCCGCGTACCGGCTGGAGGGCTCCGACGCCGTCGCCCTGGCGGACAGCGGCGCCGGGCGGCTGGCGCGCGACCTCCCCTCCGGCAACTTCGTCGGCGGCGTGACGACGTCGTCGCCCATCGCCTACCGGCTGTACGAGCGCGGTCTGGAGTCGTACACGCAGGGCGACCCTGCCACCGCGGCGCGGATGTTCGACGCGGCGCTGGCGGAGGACAGCGCCTTCGCGATGGCGGCGTACCACATCGCGCTCGTCCGCGGCGGGCCGGGGATCAAGGAGCGCGCGCTGCGGCTGGCGGAGACGGCCAGCGACCGCGAGCGCCTGATCATCCGCGCGGGGATCGCCAACATCACCTCGTCGCCCACGCTGCTGGCGCTGGCGGAGACGCTTTCGGTGCGCTATCCGCGGGAGGCCGCTGGCCCCTTCTACGTGGGCGTGGCGCTGCTGGCCGACGCGCGCTGGCTCGACGCCGTCCCCTGGTTCCGCCGCGTGGTGGAGATGGACGGCGAGGGGCTGCGGGGCGAGGGCGCGGGGTGCATGGCCTGCAACGCGCTGCGGCAGATCGTCAGCGCGTACGAGAGCGCCGACTCGATCCCGGCGGCGAACCGCGTGGCGCGGGAGTGGACGCGCCTGCAGCCGCGCTCGGCCCCCGCGTGGAACGCGCTGTACGAAACGATGGAGCTGGCCGGCGCGGGCGACGAGGCCATGGCGGTCTACGGGAAGGCCAGCACCTACAACCCCGCGCTCACGCCCAACGCCATCCTGGTGATGGCGCAGCACCGCATCCTGCGCCGCGAGTACGACGCGGCCGACCGCCTGCTGGCCGAGCAGATGAAGGCGGGCGACGAGGAGCGCGTGGTAGACTCGTGGTGGTACCTGGCCATCTCGCGCCGCGAGCAGGGGAGGATGCGCGACGCGCTCCACGCGGCCCGGCAGGCGCGGCTCGCCTTCCGCAGCGCGCCGCGGTCGCACGGCGCGGTGCCGTCGGTGGCTCTGCTCGAGGCGCAGATCCTGTTCGAAACGGGGCGCTTCCGCGAGTCGGCCGCGCTCCTCGACTCCATCGCCTGGAACCGCGAGCCGGGCGACGCGCCCTCGCGGGTGGCGCGCGCGGAGACGTGGACGCTCACGCACAAGGCCAACGCGCTGGCGGCGCTGGACGACACCGCGCACCTGCGCGCCCTTGCCGACACCGTGCGCGAGCGGGGGATGCGCAGCTACCTGGCGCGCGACCACCGGCTGCATCACCACGTGCTGGGGCTGCTCCACCGCGCGCGGGGAGACTGGCCCCGCGCGGCGGCCGAACTCCGCCAGGCCATCGTGTCGCCCAACGCGGGGTACACGCGCACGAACGTGGCGCTGGCCGGCGTGCTGATGCGGATGAACCGCCCGCGCGAGGCGGTGGCCGTCCTGCAGCCGGCGCTGCGCGGGTCGCTCGAGGCCAGCAACCTCTACGTCAACCGCACCGAGGTGCACGCGCTCCTCGCCCGCGCCTGGCAGGCCGCTGGCAGCGCCGACAGCGCCGCCGCGCACCAGGCCGTCGTCGCCCGCGCACGCGTCCGCGCCGATCCCGATCTCATCGACACCAGTGGCTGGTGA
- a CDS encoding dipeptidase, producing MSVTEYLQGRREQSLAELNELLRIPSISAKSEHRGDTAAAAEWLASRMRAVGLTTVEVVPTAGHPVVLGEWRGAEGAPTLLVYGHYDVQPPEPLDEWLTPPFEPTVRDGKLFARGSVDDKGQVYLHLKAVEAHLATNGSLPVNVIFCVEGEEEVGSPHLAEFLAANAERLRCDAVMISDTTMFAPGLPSITIGLRGLAYMEVRVQGPSVDLHSGVYGGAVVNPANALAKIISRLHDERGRVAVPGFYDRVVEIEEAERRMIAGLPFEEENLREEVGAPKLGGEQGYGPLERVWVRPTLDVNGLLSGYTGEGAKTVLPARAMAKVSMRLVPDQEYHEIERLFTEYVRSIAPEGVTVEVEALHGGQPWYAAPSGPVFEAARRALAKAYGREPVTIREGGSIPIVKAFEDTLHAPVVLIGFGLPGENAHAPNEWMSVENFHRGAEAIAALYDELR from the coding sequence ATGTCCGTCACCGAATACCTGCAGGGCCGGCGCGAGCAGAGCCTGGCCGAGCTGAACGAGCTGCTGCGCATCCCCAGCATCAGCGCCAAGAGCGAGCACCGCGGCGACACCGCCGCGGCCGCCGAGTGGCTGGCGAGCCGTATGCGCGCCGTGGGCCTCACCACCGTGGAGGTCGTCCCCACCGCGGGGCATCCCGTCGTCCTCGGCGAGTGGCGCGGCGCGGAGGGCGCGCCCACGCTCCTCGTCTACGGCCACTACGACGTGCAGCCGCCCGAGCCGCTCGACGAGTGGCTCACCCCGCCCTTCGAGCCCACGGTGCGCGACGGCAAGCTGTTCGCGCGCGGGTCGGTGGACGACAAGGGGCAGGTCTACCTCCACCTCAAGGCCGTCGAGGCGCACCTGGCCACCAACGGCTCGCTCCCCGTCAACGTGATCTTCTGCGTCGAGGGCGAGGAGGAGGTGGGATCCCCCCATCTGGCCGAGTTCCTGGCGGCCAACGCGGAGCGGCTGCGCTGCGACGCGGTGATGATCTCCGACACCACCATGTTTGCGCCCGGGCTGCCGTCCATCACCATCGGGCTGCGCGGGCTGGCGTACATGGAGGTGCGCGTGCAGGGCCCGTCGGTGGACCTGCACTCGGGCGTCTACGGCGGCGCGGTGGTCAACCCCGCCAACGCGCTGGCGAAGATCATCTCCCGACTGCACGACGAGCGCGGGCGGGTGGCCGTCCCCGGCTTCTACGACCGGGTGGTGGAGATCGAAGAGGCGGAGCGGCGGATGATCGCCGGGCTCCCGTTCGAGGAGGAGAATCTCCGCGAGGAGGTCGGCGCGCCGAAGCTGGGCGGCGAGCAGGGATACGGCCCGCTGGAGCGCGTGTGGGTGCGGCCCACGCTGGACGTGAACGGCCTGCTCAGCGGCTACACCGGCGAGGGCGCCAAGACCGTCCTCCCCGCGCGAGCGATGGCGAAGGTGTCGATGCGCCTCGTCCCCGACCAGGAGTACCACGAGATCGAGCGGCTCTTCACCGAGTACGTGAGGTCCATCGCCCCCGAGGGGGTCACGGTGGAGGTGGAGGCGCTGCACGGCGGCCAGCCCTGGTACGCGGCGCCGTCGGGCCCCGTCTTCGAAGCGGCACGCCGCGCGCTGGCGAAGGCGTACGGGCGCGAGCCGGTGACGATCCGCGAGGGCGGGTCGATCCCCATCGTCAAGGCGTTCGAGGACACGCTGCACGCGCCGGTGGTGCTGATCGGCTTCGGGCTCCCGGGCGAGAACGCGCACGCGCCCAACGAGTGGATGTCGGTGGAGAACTTCCACCGCGGCGCCGAGGCCATCGCCGCGCTGTACGACGAGCTGCGATGA